In Streptomyces longhuiensis, the following proteins share a genomic window:
- a CDS encoding MarR family winged helix-turn-helix transcriptional regulator: protein MTSPFDSAAFDSAAFDSDAADSDPFDSEQSAELAERLRAAIQQLLPELRAQGMQNQLTPSRLAALAALSAHGPLRISDLATRMGIALSTVSRMVDLLDGFGWIEREADPKDQRATLIALNETGQALLDSTRRQAATRLAERIDQLTADHRHTLHDALPALEALSTQRPAEPPPGEPPGTGRRQGLPTRRRRPAGGPDRAGWR from the coding sequence ATGACCTCCCCCTTCGACTCCGCTGCCTTCGACTCCGCTGCCTTCGACTCCGACGCCGCCGACTCGGACCCCTTCGACTCCGAGCAGTCGGCGGAGCTCGCCGAGAGGCTCCGTGCCGCGATTCAGCAGCTCCTCCCCGAACTGCGCGCCCAAGGCATGCAGAACCAACTCACCCCCAGCCGCCTGGCCGCCCTGGCGGCCCTCTCCGCGCACGGGCCGCTGCGCATCAGCGACCTCGCCACACGCATGGGCATCGCCCTGTCCACCGTCTCCCGCATGGTGGACCTGCTCGACGGCTTCGGATGGATCGAACGCGAGGCGGACCCGAAGGACCAGCGAGCCACCCTGATCGCGCTCAACGAAACGGGCCAGGCACTTCTTGACTCCACGCGCCGCCAAGCAGCCACCCGTCTCGCCGAGCGGATCGACCAGCTCACCGCCGATCACCGGCACACCCTGCACGACGCCCTGCCTGCCCTGGAAGCCCTCTCCACGCAGCGCCCCGCCGAACCCCCGCCGGGCGAGCCACCGGGGACCGGCCGACGCCAGGGCCTACCTACCCGTCGGCGCCGCCCGGCCGGGGGGCCGGATCGCGCTGGATGGCGATGA
- a CDS encoding ABC transporter ATP-binding protein, protein MDERLAIRARGITKCFGDVVALDGVDLDVAQGQIHGLVGPNGAGKTTLLGLLLGLAVADDGRLDILGAPIGRALAAPEGVAGFVDGPGLYPSLTARQNLAALASLRGLDARASGIDDVLGQVGLTDVADDRTRGFSLGMRQRLGLAAALLTKPRLLVLDEPSNGLDPAGKKHVHGVLARLATEGTGVVLSSHRMDDVEALCSEVTILATGRIVFSGPLSKLAAENSELDYRLLTSDPQAARRLAADTAGIRVVDDAVGRHDTEALVVRALVPALDELVVRLVRANVALRELSPVVSPLEAAFLALTEQQENSR, encoded by the coding sequence ATGGACGAACGCCTCGCAATACGGGCTCGCGGGATCACCAAGTGTTTCGGCGACGTCGTCGCGCTCGACGGCGTCGATCTGGATGTGGCGCAGGGGCAGATCCACGGCCTGGTCGGACCGAACGGCGCCGGGAAGACGACATTGCTCGGCCTGCTGCTGGGCCTGGCCGTCGCCGACGACGGCCGACTGGACATCCTGGGTGCGCCCATCGGGCGGGCGCTCGCCGCTCCCGAGGGTGTCGCCGGCTTCGTGGACGGTCCCGGTCTCTATCCCTCGCTCACCGCCAGGCAGAACCTGGCCGCGTTGGCCTCCCTGCGCGGCCTCGACGCACGGGCGTCGGGGATCGACGACGTGCTCGGGCAGGTCGGGCTCACCGATGTCGCCGACGACCGCACCCGCGGCTTCTCCCTCGGCATGCGTCAGCGGCTCGGTCTCGCCGCGGCCCTGCTCACCAAGCCCCGGCTGCTTGTGCTCGACGAACCGTCGAACGGCCTCGACCCGGCAGGCAAGAAACACGTACACGGTGTCCTCGCCCGGCTCGCGACGGAGGGAACCGGCGTCGTGCTGTCGAGCCACCGCATGGACGACGTCGAGGCGCTGTGCTCGGAGGTCACCATCCTTGCCACCGGACGGATCGTCTTCTCCGGCCCGCTGAGCAAGCTGGCCGCCGAGAACAGTGAGCTCGACTACCGGCTGCTGACCTCCGACCCGCAGGCCGCGCGCCGCCTCGCGGCCGACACCGCCGGGATCCGCGTCGTCGACGACGCCGTGGGACGGCACGACACCGAGGCGCTCGTCGTGCGCGCGCTGGTGCCCGCCCTCGACGAACTGGTGGTGCGGCTCGTGCGGGCGAACGTCGCACTGCGCGAACTCTCGCCCGTGGTGTCGCCGCTCGAAGCGGCGTTTCTCGCCCTCACCGAGCAGCAGGAGAACAGCAGATGA
- a CDS encoding DUF1295 domain-containing protein yields the protein MIGFDWAAFALNLAPAAGAALLVMAVTFAVAVRTGLHRIVDVAWGIGFTAVALVSYVMSAGDGDPGRRLLVTVLTAVWGLRLALHIARRGRGHGEDPRYEALLAKAPGNRDLYALRIVYLLQGALVWLVSLPVQAAQYGARPLSAFAVAGAALWAVGLFFEAVGDHQLARFKSDPAHRGRVMDRGLWSLTRHPNYFGDFCVWWGLFLVACDAGAAPAAVTVVSPLTMSYLLLRGSGKPLLERHMAERPGYAAYAARTSGFFPRPPKRGR from the coding sequence GTGATCGGGTTCGACTGGGCCGCGTTCGCCCTGAACCTCGCACCGGCCGCGGGCGCGGCGCTCCTCGTCATGGCGGTCACCTTCGCCGTCGCCGTGCGCACGGGTCTGCACCGGATCGTGGACGTGGCATGGGGCATCGGTTTCACGGCCGTCGCGCTCGTGTCCTACGTGATGTCGGCCGGCGACGGCGACCCGGGACGGCGCCTGCTGGTCACCGTGCTCACCGCGGTGTGGGGCCTGCGGCTCGCGCTGCACATCGCACGGCGAGGGCGCGGCCACGGCGAGGACCCACGCTACGAGGCACTGCTCGCCAAGGCCCCAGGCAACCGCGACCTGTACGCCCTGCGCATCGTGTATCTGCTGCAAGGCGCCCTGGTCTGGCTGGTGTCGCTGCCGGTACAGGCGGCGCAGTACGGCGCACGCCCTCTGTCCGCCTTCGCGGTGGCCGGAGCCGCGCTCTGGGCGGTGGGACTCTTCTTCGAGGCGGTGGGCGACCATCAGCTCGCCCGCTTCAAGTCCGACCCGGCCCACCGGGGACGCGTCATGGACCGCGGTCTGTGGAGCCTCACACGACACCCCAACTACTTCGGTGACTTCTGTGTGTGGTGGGGTCTCTTCCTCGTCGCCTGCGACGCGGGGGCGGCGCCGGCCGCCGTCACTGTCGTCTCTCCGCTCACCATGAGCTATCTGCTGCTCAGGGGGAGCGGAAAACCGCTTCTGGAACGGCACATGGCCGAGCGTCCCGGATACGCCGCGTACGCCGCCCGCACGAGCGGATTCTTCCCTCGCCCGCCGAAACGGGGCCGCTGA
- a CDS encoding ABC transporter permease: MTATVAAGHVAIPAPRVSVARGYRFELVKLVSQWRIRLLVLACWIAPALFVAAVSQQSSLPVDTLFGRWMHATGWAGSLVVLGFSGTWALPLLTSVAAGDVFAAEDRLGTWRHLLVAVRSPRRIFAAKALASLTVILLLVAGLACSGAAGGVVAVGNQPLVGLDGHLLSPGDAAVQVLLAWVCVLAPTLAFAAIGLLGSVALGRSPMGLLLPMLVALTMQLAQMLPLPVAVRLALPSYAFIAWNGLFTGPAQVGPLFVGIVVSLLWAVTATALAYVLFLRRDFTDLTHDGSGRRATTVGALPLVGLLVLTAVAVAPATSATGSGIEQDKVQRSVATAFAHLYRLQTEQLNRPDVTEAQLKASAACTKGSVRVAAEGPGNDWRCVVSWHLPDVEATGSAIYQLDVTADGRFMADGDGPKEVNGYFLVRTPTGDGPNPLWQFDGNVELFSTSKG, encoded by the coding sequence ATGACCGCAACCGTCGCGGCCGGCCATGTCGCCATTCCCGCCCCACGTGTCTCGGTGGCGCGCGGCTACCGTTTCGAGCTGGTCAAGCTGGTCTCGCAGTGGCGGATCCGGCTGCTGGTCCTCGCCTGCTGGATCGCGCCGGCGCTCTTCGTCGCCGCCGTGAGTCAGCAGAGTTCGCTCCCCGTCGACACGCTCTTCGGTCGCTGGATGCACGCCACCGGATGGGCCGGATCGCTGGTGGTGCTCGGTTTCTCGGGCACCTGGGCGCTCCCGCTGCTGACTTCGGTGGCCGCCGGTGACGTGTTCGCCGCCGAGGACCGGCTCGGCACCTGGCGCCATCTGCTCGTCGCGGTCCGCTCGCCCCGGCGGATCTTCGCGGCGAAGGCACTGGCCAGCCTCACCGTCATCCTGCTGCTCGTGGCCGGGCTGGCCTGTTCCGGCGCGGCCGGCGGGGTCGTGGCGGTGGGCAACCAACCGCTGGTGGGGCTCGACGGCCACCTGTTGTCGCCCGGAGACGCGGCCGTTCAGGTCCTGCTCGCCTGGGTCTGTGTACTCGCCCCGACGCTGGCCTTCGCCGCGATCGGACTGCTCGGGTCCGTCGCGCTCGGGCGCTCCCCGATGGGGCTCCTGCTGCCCATGCTCGTCGCGCTCACGATGCAGCTCGCCCAGATGCTGCCGCTCCCTGTCGCGGTACGCCTCGCCCTGCCCAGTTACGCCTTCATCGCCTGGAACGGTCTGTTCACCGGCCCGGCACAGGTCGGTCCGCTCTTCGTCGGCATCGTTGTCAGCCTGTTGTGGGCAGTGACCGCGACGGCGCTCGCCTATGTCCTTTTCCTCAGGCGGGACTTCACCGATCTGACCCACGACGGCTCGGGGCGCCGGGCCACCACCGTCGGAGCCCTGCCGCTCGTCGGGCTCCTCGTTCTGACGGCGGTCGCCGTCGCCCCGGCGACCTCGGCCACGGGTTCCGGGATCGAGCAGGACAAGGTGCAGCGCTCGGTCGCCACGGCGTTCGCTCATCTCTACCGCCTGCAGACCGAGCAACTCAACCGACCCGACGTCACGGAGGCGCAGCTCAAGGCGAGCGCGGCGTGCACCAAGGGCAGCGTCAGGGTCGCGGCCGAAGGGCCGGGCAACGACTGGCGCTGCGTCGTCTCCTGGCACCTCCCCGACGTCGAGGCCACCGGGTCGGCCATCTATCAGCTCGACGTCACCGCCGACGGCCGGTTCATGGCCGACGGCGATGGACCGAAGGAAGTGAACGGCTACTTCCTGGTGCGGACCCCGACCGGGGACGGACCGAACCCGCT
- a CDS encoding cryptochrome/photolyase family protein: MSISIVLFTSDLRVHDHPPLRAALRASSEVVPLFVRDRGIASAGYTAPNREAFLADCLGDLDAALRACGGRLVVRSGDVADAVAGVAAETGAQAVHLAGGVSAYAQRREERLRNVLEAQGRRLIVHDTVITAVAPGAVTPASSDHFAVFTPYYRHWSEQHLRDVLAAPRAIRVPDGVATEGTPSRAQVSGTSPGLATGGESAGRKQLTAWLRRGVGGYEDGHDDLPGDATSRLSPHLHFGTLSPVELVHRARRAGGPGADAFVRQLAWRDFHHQVLAARPAAAARDYRTRHDRWRSERAAARDIEAWRDGLTGYPVIDAAMRQLRHEGWMHNRGRLLTASFLTKTLYVDWRVGARHFLDLLVDGDIANNQLNWQWMAGTGTDSRPNRVLNPVTQAKRYDPDGAYVRRWVPELEGLAGSAVHEPWKQPGPERAKYAYPDPIVELAEGLERFRRARGRD, translated from the coding sequence GTGAGCATCTCGATCGTGCTGTTCACGTCCGACCTCCGCGTGCACGACCACCCGCCGCTACGGGCGGCGCTCCGCGCGTCGAGTGAGGTGGTGCCGCTGTTCGTACGCGACAGGGGGATCGCGTCCGCCGGGTACACCGCGCCCAATCGGGAAGCGTTCCTCGCGGACTGCCTGGGCGATCTCGACGCGGCGCTGCGCGCGTGCGGCGGGCGCCTCGTGGTGCGGTCGGGGGACGTGGCCGATGCCGTGGCCGGCGTCGCGGCCGAGACCGGCGCGCAAGCCGTGCACCTGGCGGGCGGCGTCAGCGCGTACGCGCAGCGGCGTGAGGAGCGGCTCAGGAACGTCCTGGAGGCGCAGGGGCGGAGACTGATCGTCCACGACACGGTCATCACCGCGGTGGCGCCGGGCGCCGTCACCCCGGCGTCGTCGGACCACTTCGCCGTGTTCACCCCGTACTACCGGCACTGGTCGGAGCAGCATCTGCGCGACGTCCTCGCCGCGCCGCGCGCGATCCGGGTCCCGGACGGCGTGGCCACGGAGGGGACACCGTCACGCGCACAGGTCTCCGGGACCTCGCCGGGCCTCGCGACCGGCGGGGAGAGCGCGGGCCGCAAACAGCTGACCGCGTGGCTACGGCGTGGTGTCGGAGGCTACGAGGACGGGCACGACGACCTGCCCGGCGACGCGACATCACGCCTGTCGCCCCACCTGCACTTCGGCACGCTCTCCCCGGTCGAACTCGTCCATCGGGCGCGTCGAGCCGGTGGTCCGGGCGCCGACGCGTTCGTACGTCAGCTCGCCTGGCGCGACTTCCACCACCAGGTCCTCGCCGCGCGCCCGGCCGCCGCGGCGCGCGACTACCGCACCCGGCACGACCGCTGGCGCTCCGAACGAGCGGCGGCCCGGGACATCGAGGCGTGGCGCGACGGGCTCACGGGCTATCCCGTGATCGACGCGGCCATGCGGCAACTGCGCCACGAGGGCTGGATGCACAACCGCGGCCGCCTCCTGACGGCGAGCTTCCTCACGAAGACGCTGTACGTCGACTGGCGAGTCGGCGCCCGTCACTTCCTCGACCTCCTGGTCGACGGCGACATCGCGAACAACCAGCTCAACTGGCAGTGGATGGCGGGGACCGGCACCGACTCGCGCCCCAACCGCGTCCTCAACCCCGTGACGCAGGCGAAGCGTTACGACCCGGACGGCGCGTACGTGCGCCGCTGGGTGCCGGAACTCGAGGGCCTCGCCGGGTCCGCCGTGCACGAGCCGTGGAAGCAGCCCGGACCCGAGCGCGCGAAGTACGCCTACCCGGACCCGATCGTCGAACTCGCCGAAGGTCTCGAGCGGTTCAGGCGGGCGCGCGGGCGGGACTGA
- a CDS encoding APC family permease, whose amino-acid sequence MARYQPAGTVGDPEAHAEENRLRKDLGFWGLTAIGFSNILGSGWLFAALYAAQTAGPAALLSWIAAGALCALVALVMVELGATRPEGGGTVRWPLYASGRLVGTVVGWSVLLSVGGTAAEISAIMQYAAHYVPGLYEGGRLTASGLGVASALSVLLTALNWFAVRMFARLNNLVSVFKVVVPLVTIVALFLSGTHSGRLTEHGGFAPYGYAACLTALAGGGIVYSVNGFQAPLDFSGEARNPRRNVPAAVLTGIGLAVLVYLGLQLAFLYTVPDSLLAHGWQGVNFDSPFGQLALVLNLHWLATLLYADAVVSPGGSAYVGVAIDARHTYALAKNGLVPRFFMRIDPRSGIARRALVLNLVVIILFMLPFGGWQDIVSVMGDMYLLIYAASAVAVASFRAHDRERGVPLADGQVRGVRWIAPVSFAVATEFIYWSGWEHLRLALPLVLAGVPLYLLQQGRTAGRPVREELRQGAWIVFHLAALTLLSWLGTFGGSGRLPAPYDTVVVGVLALAVFVWAVRSGAAHLRTDPSAERVF is encoded by the coding sequence GTGGCGCGGTATCAGCCGGCGGGGACCGTGGGTGACCCGGAAGCCCACGCCGAGGAGAACCGGCTCCGCAAGGACCTCGGTTTCTGGGGCCTGACAGCGATCGGCTTCTCCAACATCCTCGGCTCGGGCTGGTTGTTCGCCGCCCTGTACGCCGCGCAGACCGCCGGCCCCGCCGCACTGCTGTCCTGGATCGCGGCCGGCGCGCTCTGCGCACTGGTGGCCCTGGTCATGGTCGAACTCGGCGCCACCAGGCCAGAGGGCGGCGGCACCGTCCGGTGGCCGCTGTACGCGAGCGGCCGGCTGGTCGGCACGGTCGTCGGCTGGTCCGTCCTGCTCTCCGTGGGAGGCACCGCCGCCGAGATCAGCGCGATCATGCAGTACGCCGCCCACTACGTGCCCGGGCTCTACGAGGGTGGCCGGCTCACCGCGTCGGGCCTGGGCGTCGCCTCCGCGCTCAGCGTGCTGCTCACCGCGCTGAACTGGTTCGCGGTGAGGATGTTCGCCCGCCTGAACAACCTGGTGTCGGTGTTCAAGGTCGTCGTCCCCCTTGTCACCATCGTCGCGCTCTTCCTGTCCGGCACGCACTCGGGCCGCCTCACCGAGCACGGCGGCTTCGCCCCTTACGGCTACGCCGCCTGCCTGACCGCGCTCGCCGGCGGCGGCATCGTGTACTCCGTGAACGGTTTCCAGGCCCCCCTGGACTTCTCCGGCGAAGCCCGCAACCCCCGCCGCAACGTTCCCGCGGCCGTGCTCACCGGCATCGGCCTCGCGGTGCTGGTCTACCTCGGGCTCCAACTCGCCTTCCTCTACACGGTGCCCGACTCGCTCCTCGCGCACGGCTGGCAGGGCGTGAACTTCGATTCGCCGTTCGGCCAGCTCGCCCTAGTGCTCAACCTGCACTGGCTGGCCACGCTGCTCTACGCCGACGCGGTGGTCTCCCCGGGCGGTTCGGCCTACGTGGGCGTCGCCATCGACGCCCGCCACACCTACGCCCTGGCGAAGAACGGCCTGGTGCCCCGGTTCTTCATGCGCATCGACCCCCGCTCCGGGATCGCGCGCCGCGCCCTGGTCCTCAACCTCGTCGTCATCATCCTGTTCATGCTGCCGTTCGGCGGCTGGCAGGACATCGTGAGCGTGATGGGGGACATGTACCTCCTGATCTACGCCGCCTCGGCGGTCGCCGTCGCGTCCTTCCGGGCGCACGACCGAGAACGCGGAGTGCCCCTCGCGGACGGTCAGGTGCGGGGCGTGCGCTGGATCGCGCCGGTCAGCTTCGCCGTGGCCACCGAGTTCATCTACTGGTCCGGCTGGGAACACCTGCGGCTCGCCCTGCCCCTGGTCCTGGCCGGTGTCCCGCTGTACCTGCTGCAACAGGGCCGGACAGCGGGACGGCCCGTCCGCGAGGAACTGCGTCAGGGGGCCTGGATCGTCTTCCATCTGGCGGCGCTGACCCTGCTGTCATGGCTCGGCACGTTCGGTGGCTCCGGCCGACTGCCGGCTCCGTACGACACCGTCGTGGTCGGCGTTCTGGCTCTCGCGGTCTTCGTATGGGCGGTGCGCTCGGGCGCAGCCCATCTCCGTACGGATCCGTCGGCCGAGCGGGTGTTCTAG
- a CDS encoding PP2C family protein-serine/threonine phosphatase, whose protein sequence is MGQRRRSGGLWQRWQPSHALVMFPLALIVVITFVDLLVPADVHLGPLLVVAPALTASFAGPRLTAFIGALAVGAQAFIGIHFGVLNTRNVMVQIFSLALLTSLIVFFCRVREHRRRELAKVRSVAEAAQKALLRPLPHRIGPLRIASLYLAAEDEAEIGGDLYTATGTDDGVRMIIGDVRGHGLSAVGESALLLGSFRVVADQHATLPALAVALDRSVSRYLADFVEAEDEVDEHFITALLLDIPIHGRMTRMTSCGHPPPLLLHEHRVRTLTSPHPAPPLGVAGLRVAPYPVDEFAFDAGDTLVLYTDGVTEARDEGGVFYPFAQRVEQWTTSSPEALLDHIRRDLLAHCRGHLSDDAAIIAIQRDPAPRPGGADG, encoded by the coding sequence GTGGGCCAACGGCGGCGCTCGGGCGGTCTGTGGCAGCGGTGGCAGCCGAGTCACGCGCTGGTGATGTTTCCGCTCGCGCTCATCGTGGTGATCACGTTCGTGGACCTCCTGGTTCCGGCCGACGTGCATCTGGGGCCGCTGCTGGTCGTGGCCCCCGCACTCACCGCCTCCTTCGCCGGACCTCGCCTGACAGCGTTCATCGGGGCCTTGGCCGTCGGGGCCCAGGCGTTCATCGGCATCCATTTCGGCGTCCTGAACACACGCAACGTGATGGTGCAGATCTTCTCCCTCGCCCTCCTCACTAGCCTGATCGTGTTCTTCTGCCGCGTGCGCGAGCACCGGAGACGGGAGCTGGCCAAAGTGCGGTCCGTGGCCGAGGCCGCGCAGAAGGCCCTGCTGCGGCCGCTCCCCCACCGCATCGGCCCGTTGCGGATCGCGTCGCTGTACCTGGCGGCGGAGGACGAGGCCGAGATCGGCGGCGACCTCTACACGGCGACCGGCACCGACGACGGCGTACGGATGATCATCGGTGATGTCCGAGGACACGGGCTGTCCGCCGTCGGCGAGTCGGCGCTGCTGCTCGGTTCGTTCCGCGTGGTCGCCGACCAGCACGCGACGCTGCCCGCGCTCGCTGTCGCCCTGGACCGGAGTGTGTCCCGCTACCTCGCCGATTTCGTCGAGGCGGAGGACGAGGTCGACGAGCACTTCATCACCGCCCTGCTGCTGGACATCCCCATTCACGGGCGCATGACCCGCATGACCTCTTGCGGGCATCCCCCGCCGTTACTGCTGCACGAGCACCGCGTCCGCACCCTCACCAGTCCCCACCCGGCCCCGCCCCTCGGCGTGGCCGGGCTGCGGGTCGCGCCGTATCCCGTCGACGAGTTCGCCTTCGACGCCGGTGACACCTTGGTCCTCTACACGGACGGGGTCACCGAGGCCCGCGATGAGGGCGGAGTCTTCTATCCGTTCGCGCAGCGAGTCGAGCAGTGGACCACGAGCAGCCCGGAAGCGCTCCTGGATCACATCCGCCGGGACCTCCTCGCCCACTGCCGAGGGCACCTCAGCGACGACGCCGCCATCATCGCCATCCAGCGCGATCCGGCCCCCCGGCCGGGCGGCGCCGACGGGTAG
- a CDS encoding DUF5302 domain-containing protein, translated as MAAESASQEGSEPTEAANEGLAPDADGQYDLKRKFREALDRKRGLQSDAAGGAAKTGSKIRGAHGPASSQKSFRRKSGG; from the coding sequence ATGGCTGCAGAGTCTGCATCGCAGGAAGGTTCGGAGCCGACCGAGGCCGCGAACGAAGGCCTTGCGCCCGACGCCGACGGCCAGTACGACCTGAAGCGCAAGTTCCGCGAGGCGCTGGACCGTAAGCGCGGCCTGCAGTCGGACGCCGCCGGCGGCGCCGCGAAGACCGGATCGAAGATCCGCGGTGCGCACGGTCCGGCTTCGAGCCAGAAGTCGTTCCGACGCAAGAGCGGCGGCTGA
- a CDS encoding MFS transporter gives MARTTAESAAARRGGLREPGPRYKWIALSNTTLGVLIATINMSIMLIALPDIFRGIGVDPLQPGNTSLLLWLIMSYMVVTAVLVVSFGRLGDMYGRVRMYNMGFAVFTVFSVLLSVTWMHGTAGALWLIGMRVLQGVGGAMLMANSNAILTDAFPARQRGLALGLNQVAGITGSFIGLVLGGLLGPLNWHLVFLVSVPFGLFGTVWAYLKLYDTGVRAGARLDWWGNLTFAVGLIAVLAGITYGIQPYGGDIMGWANPGVIAAITGGMAMLAVFCVVETRVPEPMFHLSLFRIRAFTAGNVASLLAALGRGGLMFILIIWLQGIWLPRHGYGFEQTPLWAGIYMLPLTVGFLVAGPFSGWASDRFGARAFATGGMLLAAATFLALQALPVDFNYPAFALVLLLNGLGMGLFAAPNRAAIMNSLPPDQRGVGAGISTTFQNSATVLSIGIFFSLMIAGLSVALPDALNHGLTAQGVPAADAAKVAALPPVGVLFASLLGYNPIQTLLGPHVLAQLPPGHAHYLTGRGFFPELISQPFADGLSVAFDFAIAACVVAAIASMLRGGRYIHDDRPLPQPVPLPALAPPPQTAAPARTAPPPQTPSPPAAQPTPRSEGP, from the coding sequence GTGGCAAGGACAACCGCTGAGTCGGCCGCCGCACGTCGGGGTGGCCTCCGGGAGCCGGGACCGCGTTACAAGTGGATCGCGCTCTCCAACACCACGCTGGGCGTGCTGATCGCGACGATCAATATGTCGATCATGCTCATCGCCTTGCCGGACATCTTCCGGGGCATCGGCGTGGATCCGCTACAGCCCGGCAACACGAGCCTGCTGCTGTGGCTGATCATGAGCTACATGGTGGTCACCGCCGTGCTGGTGGTCAGCTTCGGACGCCTCGGTGACATGTACGGCCGGGTCCGGATGTACAACATGGGATTCGCGGTGTTCACCGTGTTCTCGGTGCTGTTGTCGGTGACCTGGATGCACGGCACGGCGGGCGCCCTGTGGCTGATCGGCATGCGGGTCCTGCAGGGTGTCGGCGGGGCGATGCTGATGGCGAACTCCAACGCCATCCTCACCGACGCCTTCCCCGCCCGTCAGCGCGGCCTCGCACTGGGGCTGAACCAGGTGGCGGGCATCACCGGATCCTTCATCGGCCTCGTCCTCGGCGGACTGCTCGGGCCCCTCAACTGGCATCTGGTGTTCCTGGTGTCCGTGCCGTTCGGCCTGTTCGGCACCGTGTGGGCCTATCTGAAGCTGTACGACACGGGCGTACGGGCGGGGGCACGCCTGGACTGGTGGGGCAACCTCACCTTCGCCGTGGGCCTGATCGCCGTACTGGCCGGCATCACCTACGGCATCCAGCCCTACGGCGGCGACATCATGGGCTGGGCCAACCCCGGGGTGATCGCCGCGATCACCGGCGGGATGGCGATGCTGGCCGTCTTCTGCGTGGTGGAGACCAGGGTCCCCGAGCCGATGTTCCACCTGTCGCTGTTCAGGATCCGCGCGTTCACCGCGGGGAACGTGGCCAGTCTGCTGGCGGCGCTCGGGCGCGGCGGCCTGATGTTCATCCTGATCATCTGGCTCCAGGGCATCTGGCTGCCCCGCCACGGCTACGGTTTCGAGCAGACCCCGCTGTGGGCCGGCATCTACATGCTCCCGCTGACGGTCGGGTTCCTGGTGGCGGGGCCCTTCTCCGGCTGGGCTTCGGACCGGTTCGGGGCCAGGGCCTTCGCCACCGGAGGCATGCTGCTGGCCGCCGCCACCTTCCTGGCCCTCCAGGCGCTGCCGGTCGACTTCAACTACCCGGCGTTCGCCCTCGTCCTGCTGTTGAACGGGCTCGGCATGGGCCTCTTCGCGGCACCCAACCGGGCGGCCATCATGAACAGCCTGCCGCCCGACCAGCGTGGGGTGGGCGCCGGGATCAGCACCACGTTCCAGAACTCGGCCACGGTGCTCTCCATCGGCATCTTCTTCTCCCTGATGATCGCGGGTCTGTCCGTCGCCCTCCCCGACGCCCTCAACCACGGCCTGACCGCGCAGGGGGTACCCGCCGCCGACGCCGCGAAGGTCGCCGCCCTCCCGCCGGTCGGCGTGCTGTTCGCCTCGCTCCTCGGCTACAACCCGATCCAGACCCTGCTCGGCCCGCACGTCCTCGCTCAACTGCCCCCGGGCCACGCCCACTACCTCACCGGGCGCGGCTTCTTCCCGGAGCTGATCTCCCAGCCGTTCGCCGACGGTCTGTCCGTGGCCTTCGACTTCGCGATCGCCGCGTGCGTCGTCGCCGCCATCGCTTCCATGCTGCGCGGCGGCCGCTACATCCACGACGACAGGCCTCTGCCCCAACCCGTCCCGCTTCCGGCACTCGCCCCGCCCCCACAGACGGCCGCGCCCGCACGGACAGCCCCGCCCCCACAGACGCCCTCGCCCCCGGCAGCCCAGCCGACGCCCCGATCGGAGGGGCCGTGA